A region from the Campylobacter blaseri genome encodes:
- a CDS encoding ankyrin repeat domain-containing protein, which yields MKFTKLSKPNQITFKTFFLTTSLFLITLLFTGCDNNKSSYTITQDTNVSKVPGLSKYVTQEEVDSFSFRYWDIDDEREYRDENKTLTTLRHYLKQKDTNKVLNFLKEHNLSVDTKFLHRLTPLMYSSFYNDLNTSKELIKLGANIRAKDRYKLSPLAYAVENNSTLTAKLLLDSGVKFDELIKIQSYLKPPYYNLIEKIIVDGDDIAIIYKGKWNTDEHSKDETEPFGYLVSRNYIELAKIVLESGYIPQRLERKSGIQGLHRIEEDLPIRHSVYAILDNIPNHEQMLDLLLKYNVYGGELTKEQLKMAYDRCYKWYYDKCFIDDNMKCDVYKFYEEEFALEYNHKMFRAYCSTKNSTFKDIKEFFRYANEDVKYTNISSFFSASPKSVYIKDKNMTLEELRIHQYKNTKDEKTKKHIETYFLKNYKNINKSTNKE from the coding sequence TTGAAATTCACTAAACTATCTAAACCAAACCAAATAACATTTAAAACATTCTTTTTAACTACTTCATTGTTTTTAATAACTCTACTTTTTACAGGTTGTGATAATAATAAATCATCTTACACTATAACTCAAGATACAAATGTTTCAAAAGTTCCAGGACTAAGTAAATATGTAACCCAAGAAGAGGTAGATAGTTTTTCATTTAGATATTGGGATATAGATGATGAAAGAGAATATAGAGATGAAAATAAAACTTTAACTACTTTAAGACACTATTTAAAACAAAAAGATACAAACAAAGTATTAAATTTCTTAAAAGAGCATAACTTAAGTGTAGATACTAAGTTTTTACATAGACTAACACCTTTAATGTATTCAAGCTTTTATAATGATTTAAACACTTCAAAAGAGTTAATTAAACTTGGTGCTAATATAAGAGCAAAAGATAGATATAAACTAAGCCCTTTAGCTTATGCAGTTGAAAACAACTCAACCCTAACAGCTAAACTACTACTTGATAGTGGGGTTAAATTTGATGAGTTAATCAAAATTCAATCTTATTTAAAACCACCATATTATAACTTAATTGAAAAAATTATAGTTGATGGAGATGATATTGCTATCATATACAAAGGTAAATGGAATACAGATGAGCATTCTAAAGATGAAACTGAACCATTTGGATATTTAGTGTCTAGAAACTATATAGAACTAGCTAAGATAGTTTTAGAGAGTGGGTATATCCCACAAAGATTAGAGCGTAAAAGTGGTATACAAGGTTTACATAGAATTGAAGAAGATTTACCAATAAGACATTCAGTATATGCTATTTTAGATAACATCCCAAACCATGAACAAATGCTAGATTTACTACTTAAATATAATGTTTATGGTGGAGAGCTTACAAAAGAGCAACTTAAAATGGCTTATGATAGATGTTATAAATGGTATTATGACAAATGTTTTATAGATGATAATATGAAATGTGATGTATATAAATTTTATGAAGAAGAATTTGCATTAGAATATAATCATAAAATGTTTAGAGCCTATTGTTCTACTAAAAATTCAACTTTTAAAGATATAAAAGAATTTTTTAGATATGCAAATGAAGATGTTAAATATACAAATATATCTTCATTCTTTAGTGCTAGCCCTAAAAGTGTATACATAAAAGATAAGAATATGACATTGGAAGAATTAAGAATTCATCAGTACAAAAACACAAAAGATGAAAAAACTAAAAAACATATTGAAACATATTTTTTAAAAAATTATAAAAATATAAATAAATCAACTAACAAGGAGTAA
- a CDS encoding calcium-binding protein, whose product MAEFDIQAYKNAKINVVVDIIKTKNEVMDGDVAGAIESAVDLIEDMLDSALEGVKDKNEADRALKNLGKKSLGFMFKGSIFAIDNIFGQLNLSDTKPNDTGSSIEGIDKDDDKNLYRVVDKNELVYFFKNATGFVVDAAIGVFGGVAGKVSSLFFSAKDMFVKNHLIEINYFDKKTDILKEKKFVVYNAGDYESILSSNWSKINSYMNDSNIDRVILARDKNDAEIVFYKNYDKDNTSYLNTFEFRSYDGEKGSLIPFLKRIDYPNDSKEELHVVFGKGDAHKVLVNYFGNFGNNASRVLDDVDYSGKIQEKIMIKEAAKYALKNLKGYVLADHKHETEYDNIKFYSDRHLNTRKEFLKMSLLKEMGERDYTNANSPYYLDTKSNKMVGKSTANSGGLFEINRDANIFVSGNYTLDQSIRYGNKVDINVFGYSNNDSINIKSSNNVYVEGGLGSDTITTGSGNDTIYTNADIKDKFDEEKENTTNTVNAGDGNNTINGSKAKDIVTTGKDNDTIVTKAGDDTIEDNGGINYIYAGAGSDTIKITNSKESFIYTSKDSKNGEDKDKEEDTNTVILNSGKNNVYGGKGKENITIEDGKNFVNTSNGESTIEIKGGKNQIIGGKDKDTITISGGTNTLILGNGEDEVTATGGDNTIHAGEGADTIKTAGGKDKYYKNVA is encoded by the coding sequence ATGGCAGAGTTTGATATACAAGCATATAAAAATGCAAAGATAAATGTAGTTGTAGATATAATAAAAACAAAAAATGAGGTAATGGATGGAGATGTGGCAGGAGCCATAGAATCAGCTGTTGATTTGATAGAAGATATGTTAGATAGTGCATTAGAGGGGGTAAAAGATAAAAATGAAGCAGATAGAGCATTAAAAAATCTTGGCAAAAAATCTTTGGGGTTTATGTTTAAAGGTTCAATTTTTGCTATAGATAATATATTTGGTCAGCTTAATTTATCTGACACAAAACCTAATGATACTGGTTCAAGTATAGAAGGTATAGATAAAGATGATGATAAGAATTTATATAGAGTAGTAGATAAAAATGAATTGGTATATTTTTTTAAAAATGCCACTGGATTTGTTGTCGATGCAGCTATAGGTGTATTTGGCGGTGTGGCTGGAAAAGTGTCAAGTTTGTTTTTTAGTGCTAAAGATATGTTTGTTAAAAACCACCTAATAGAGATAAATTACTTTGATAAAAAAACAGATATTTTAAAAGAGAAAAAATTTGTAGTTTATAATGCTGGGGATTATGAGAGTATACTATCTAGTAATTGGAGTAAAATAAACTCATATATGAATGATAGCAATATAGATAGAGTAATACTAGCAAGAGATAAAAATGATGCTGAGATTGTCTTTTATAAAAACTATGATAAAGATAATACATCATATTTAAACACATTTGAATTTAGAAGTTATGATGGTGAAAAGGGAAGTTTAATTCCTTTTTTAAAAAGGATTGATTACCCAAATGATAGCAAAGAAGAGCTTCATGTTGTTTTTGGCAAAGGTGATGCACACAAAGTTTTAGTTAACTACTTTGGAAATTTTGGAAATAATGCCAGTAGGGTTTTAGATGATGTAGATTATAGTGGTAAAATCCAAGAAAAAATAATGATAAAAGAAGCTGCTAAATATGCTCTAAAAAATTTAAAAGGCTATGTGCTTGCAGACCATAAACATGAGACAGAGTATGATAATATAAAATTTTACTCAGATAGACATTTAAACACAAGAAAAGAGTTTTTAAAAATGTCTCTTTTAAAAGAGATGGGCGAGAGAGATTATACAAATGCAAATTCTCCTTATTATCTTGATACTAAATCTAATAAAATGGTTGGAAAATCTACTGCAAATTCAGGTGGATTGTTTGAAATAAATAGAGATGCAAATATATTTGTTAGTGGTAACTATACTCTTGACCAAAGTATAAGGTATGGTAATAAAGTAGACATAAATGTTTTTGGTTATTCTAATAACGATAGTATAAATATCAAATCTTCTAATAATGTTTATGTAGAAGGTGGCTTAGGAAGCGATACTATAACAACAGGTTCTGGAAATGATACTATATATACCAATGCTGATATAAAAGATAAATTTGATGAAGAAAAGGAAAACACAACCAATACAGTAAATGCAGGAGATGGAAATAATACAATTAATGGTTCTAAAGCTAAAGACATTGTAACTACTGGAAAAGATAATGACACTATAGTTACAAAAGCTGGTGATGATACTATAGAAGATAATGGAGGTATTAACTATATCTACGCTGGAGCTGGAAGTGATACCATTAAGATAACTAATAGCAAAGAGTCTTTTATCTATACTAGTAAAGATAGTAAAAATGGAGAAGATAAAGATAAAGAAGAAGATACTAATACTGTTATCTTAAATTCTGGTAAAAACAATGTTTATGGTGGCAAAGGTAAGGAAAATATAACTATAGAAGATGGTAAAAACTTTGTTAATACTTCTAATGGTGAAAGCACTATAGAGATTAAAGGTGGTAAAAACCAAATTATAGGTGGTAAAGATAAAGACACCATAACCATAAGTGGTGGAACAAACACTTTGATTTTAGGTAATGGAGAAGATGAAGTAACTGCTACAGGCGGAGATAATACTATACATGCAGGAGAAGGTGCAGATACTATAAAAACTGCAGGTGGAAAAGATAAATATTATAAAAATGTTGCTTAA
- a CDS encoding ankyrin repeat domain-containing protein — translation MKFTKLSKPNQITFKTFFLTTSLFLITLLFTGCDNNKSSYTITQDTNVSKVPGLSKYVTQEEVDSFSFRYWDIDDEREYRDENKTLTTLRHYLKQKDTNKVLNFLKEHNLSVDTKFLHRLTPLMYSSFYNDLNTSKELIKLGANIRAKDRYKLSPLAYAVENNSTLTAKLLLDSGVKFDELTQIQYYLKPPFYRSMKNIIVDGDDITIIYKGKWNTDEHSKDETEPFEYIVVCNFVELARIVLESGYVPKRLEYPETIQGISEGHSRNLDIEFSVFSRLDDIPNHEQMLDLLLKYNVYGGELTKEQLKMAYDRCYKWYYDKCFIDDNMKCDVYKFYEEEFALEYNHKMFRAYCSTKNSTFKDIKEFFRYANEDVKYTNISSFFSASPKSVYIKDKNMTLEELRIHQYKNTKDEKTKKHIETYFLKNYKNINKSTNKE, via the coding sequence TTGAAATTCACTAAACTATCTAAACCAAACCAAATAACATTTAAAACATTCTTTTTAACTACTTCATTGTTTTTAATAACTCTACTTTTTACAGGTTGTGATAATAATAAATCATCTTACACTATAACTCAAGATACAAATGTTTCAAAAGTTCCAGGACTAAGTAAATATGTAACCCAAGAAGAGGTAGATAGTTTTTCATTTAGATATTGGGATATAGATGATGAAAGAGAATATAGAGATGAAAATAAAACTTTAACTACTTTAAGACACTATTTAAAACAAAAAGATACAAACAAAGTATTAAATTTCCTAAAAGAGCATAACTTAAGTGTAGATACTAAGTTTTTACATAGACTAACACCTTTAATGTATTCAAGTTTTTATAATGATTTAAACACTTCAAAAGAGTTAATTAAACTTGGTGCTAATATAAGAGCAAAAGATAGATATAAACTAAGCCCTTTAGCTTATGCAGTTGAAAACAACTCAACTCTAACAGCTAAACTGCTACTTGATAGTGGGGTTAAATTTGATGAGTTAACACAGATACAATACTATTTAAAACCACCTTTTTATAGAAGTATGAAAAATATAATAGTTGATGGAGATGATATTACTATTATATATAAAGGTAAATGGAATACAGATGAGCATTCTAAAGATGAAACAGAGCCATTTGAGTATATAGTAGTTTGTAATTTTGTAGAATTAGCTAGGATAGTATTAGAAAGTGGATATGTTCCAAAAAGATTAGAATATCCAGAGACTATACAAGGTATATCCGAAGGTCATAGTAGAAATTTAGATATAGAGTTTTCTGTTTTTTCAAGACTAGATGACATCCCAAACCATGAACAAATGCTAGATTTACTACTTAAATACAATGTCTATGGTGGAGAGCTTACAAAAGAGCAACTTAAAATGGCTTATGATAGATGTTATAAATGGTATTATGACAAATGTTTTATAGATGATAATATGAAATGTGATGTATATAAATTTTATGAAGAAGAATTTGCATTAGAATATAATCATAAAATGTTTAGAGCCTATTGTTCTACTAAAAATTCAACTTTTAAAGATATAAAAGAATTTTTTAGATATGCAAATGAAGATGTTAAATATACAAATATATCTTCATTCTTTAGTGCTAGCCCTAAAAGTGTATACATAAAAGATAAGAATATGACATTGGAAGAATTAAGAATTCATCAGTACAAAAACACAAAAGATGAAAAAACTAAAAAACATATTGAAACATATTTTTTAAAAAATTATAAAAATATAAATAAATCAACTAACAAGGAGTAA
- a CDS encoding calcium-binding protein gives MSSLLVGDISSNHNIVIEYKDKITNELKERKYILYKFTNYYDGISNDIISDIKNLALDRVIVGSDKGEDKKADIVFYKKYTVDNSKNTFELRNGSGDEVLIPFLARIDFPYKNKEAHIAFSKGKNAEKIIVNYYANFGANASRVLSDIRLSGKGNDINAMREAAKYSLQYLKGYATEKHREATEYQNLDIYSDRHKNARVEFFTKFVKEQAKNQREFSSPIHYVDINHGKTLSAGSLTQGSIGNQEFNSVNVFVNGSYTQQLPTKNLSIFGYSDNDTINAGIKNISSIIGEYSNNVYVEGGLGSDTITTGSGNDTIYTNAAIKDEFDKEKENTTNTVNAGDGNNTINGSKAKDIVTTGKDNDTIVTKAGDDTIEDNGGINYIYAGAGSDTIKITNSKESFIYTSKDSKNGEDKDKEEDTNTVILNSGKNNVYGGKGKENITIEDGKNFVNTSNGESTIEIKGGKNQIIGGKDKDTINISGGTNTLTLGNGEDEVTATGGDNTIHAGEGADTIKTAGGKDKYYKNVA, from the coding sequence ATGTCTTCTTTACTAGTAGGCGATATTTCTAGTAATCATAATATAGTAATAGAATATAAAGACAAAATTACAAATGAGCTTAAAGAGAGAAAATATATATTATATAAATTTACAAATTACTATGATGGAATTTCTAATGATATAATCTCAGATATAAAAAATCTAGCATTAGATAGAGTTATAGTTGGTAGTGATAAAGGGGAAGATAAAAAGGCAGATATAGTATTTTATAAAAAATATACTGTTGATAACTCAAAAAACACCTTTGAACTAAGAAATGGAAGTGGAGATGAAGTTTTAATACCATTTTTAGCTAGGATAGACTTTCCTTATAAAAACAAAGAGGCTCATATAGCTTTTTCTAAAGGTAAGAATGCTGAAAAAATTATAGTTAACTATTATGCAAATTTTGGGGCTAATGCAAGTAGAGTTTTAAGTGATATAAGATTGTCAGGAAAAGGTAATGATATTAATGCAATGCGAGAAGCTGCTAAATATTCTTTGCAATATTTAAAAGGATATGCTACTGAAAAACATAGAGAAGCAACCGAATATCAAAATTTAGATATCTACTCAGATAGGCATAAAAATGCTAGAGTTGAGTTTTTTACTAAATTTGTAAAAGAACAAGCAAAAAATCAAAGAGAATTTAGCTCCCCGATACACTATGTAGATATAAATCATGGAAAGACATTAAGTGCGGGTTCGCTAACTCAAGGTAGCATAGGAAATCAGGAATTTAACTCAGTAAATGTCTTTGTTAACGGCTCTTATACACAACAACTTCCAACTAAGAATTTAAGCATTTTTGGATATTCTGACAACGATACTATAAACGCTGGAATAAAAAATATAAGCTCTATAATCGGAGAGTATTCCAACAATGTTTATGTAGAAGGTGGCTTAGGAAGCGATACTATAACAACAGGCTCTGGTAATGATACTATCTATACCAATGCTGCTATAAAAGATGAATTTGATAAAGAAAAGGAAAACACAACCAATACAGTAAATGCAGGAGATGGAAATAATACAATTAATGGTTCTAAAGCTAAAGACATTGTAACTACTGGAAAAGATAATGACACTATAGTTACAAAAGCTGGTGATGATACTATAGAAGATAATGGAGGTATTAACTATATCTACGCTGGAGCTGGAAGTGATACCATTAAGATAACTAATAGCAAAGAGTCTTTTATCTATACTAGTAAAGATAGTAAAAATGGAGAAGATAAAGATAAAGAAGAAGATACTAATACTGTTATCTTAAATTCTGGTAAAAACAATGTTTATGGTGGCAAAGGTAAGGAAAATATAACTATAGAAGATGGTAAAAACTTTGTTAATACTTCTAATGGTGAAAGCACTATAGAGATTAAAGGTGGTAAAAATCAAATTATAGGTGGTAAAGACAAAGATACTATAAACATAAGTGGTGGAACAAACACTTTAACACTAGGCAATGGAGAAGATGAAGTAACTGCTACAGGCGGAGATAATACTATACATGCAGGAGAAGGTGCAGATACTATAAAAACTGCAGGTGGAAAAGATAAATATTATAAAAATGTTGCTTAA
- a CDS encoding ankyrin repeat domain-containing protein → MAKFDRAKFWEEFKKASFILTTTLLLTLLFTGCDNNKSKADFVITSDTNVSKVPGLSKYVTQEEVDSFAFRYWGIDSNYTKDIKPNLIPLRNLLKQKDTKKVLSYIKDNNLSIDITIQDGTTPLMYSSFYNDLNTSKELIKLGANIRAKDSYKLSPLAYAVENNSTLTAKLLLDSGVKFDELGYIQQYINSPLYGEIINIIVDGDNIEIIYENNWIKNIDAKYPSDAFIYIVSRNYIELAKMVLESGYKPQRLKEYPSGISELYIDDNSSIYYSVYSRLDNIPNHEPMLDLLLKYNVYGNELTKEQLKKAYDRCYKNYIDFLKTEKEFKSGKITLSMDPKLSLYRTIKYHKKHCSDNNSTFKGIKELLAWANDYEKNYNISGFLRANIDNPEKVIYKNSNNKINNKTTNKE, encoded by the coding sequence GTGGCTAAATTTGACAGAGCTAAATTTTGGGAAGAGTTTAAAAAAGCCTCTTTTATACTAACTACTACTTTACTCCTAACTCTACTTTTTACAGGTTGTGATAATAATAAATCAAAAGCAGACTTTGTAATCACAAGTGATACAAATGTTTCAAAAGTTCCAGGATTATCTAAATATGTAACACAAGAAGAGGTAGATAGCTTTGCATTTAGATATTGGGGTATAGATAGTAACTATACAAAAGATATTAAACCAAATTTAATACCATTAAGAAACTTACTAAAACAAAAAGATACAAAAAAGGTATTATCTTATATAAAAGATAATAACCTAAGTATAGATATAACTATACAAGATGGAACAACACCTTTAATGTATTCAAGTTTTTATAATGATTTAAACACTTCAAAAGAACTTATAAAACTAGGTGCTAATATAAGAGCAAAAGATAGTTATAAACTCTCACCTTTAGCTTATGCAGTTGAAAACAACTCAACCCTAACAGCTAAATTACTACTTGATAGTGGAGTTAAATTTGATGAACTAGGGTATATACAACAATATATAAATTCACCACTTTATGGAGAAATTATAAATATAATAGTTGATGGAGATAATATCGAAATAATCTATGAAAACAATTGGATAAAAAACATAGATGCTAAATATCCATCTGATGCATTTATTTATATAGTATCAAGAAATTATATAGAACTAGCTAAGATGGTATTAGAAAGTGGATACAAGCCACAAAGATTAAAAGAGTATCCAAGCGGTATATCAGAACTATATATAGATGATAACTCATCTATATACTACTCAGTATATTCAAGGCTTGACAATATCCCAAACCATGAACCAATGCTAGATTTACTACTTAAATATAATGTTTATGGAAATGAGCTTACAAAAGAACAACTTAAAAAGGCTTATGATAGATGTTATAAAAATTATATTGATTTTTTAAAAACAGAAAAAGAGTTTAAAAGTGGAAAAATAACATTGAGCATGGATCCAAAACTGAGTTTATATAGAACAATTAAGTATCATAAAAAACATTGTTCTGACAACAATTCAACATTTAAAGGCATAAAAGAACTTTTAGCTTGGGCTAATGATTATGAAAAAAATTATAATATTTCTGGTTTTTTAAGAGCAAATATAGACAACCCAGAAAAAGTAATCTATAAAAATAGTAATAATAAAATTAATAATAAAACAACTAACAAGGAGTAA
- a CDS encoding ankyrin repeat domain-containing protein codes for MKTFKELALTMLAATVLVLGYNFYTSLNTTKISVHTDMNLSNHPELKGIVFQEELDRIGFESWDIDEFEKYPEKNQTLKPLRQYLKDKDTNKVLNFLKDNNLSVDVRLQYNTTPLMYSSFYNDLNTSKELIKLGANIRAKDRYSLAPLAYAISHNSIDVVKLLIDNGVKFEEVPRVQGYLISPEYKGSIGSIIIDKDTLTINYDLYIGEKYYSTRNNSETGEPFKDYWSGKVNLFYYVVRRNFIEIAKLILESGYKPDCKFDNTLGKNCFKELTKMPNYEPMLELMLEHNVSGQPNEEELKKAYDHCLFLHEHGWNEKELNKDEKLFFDDLHIKFLNKTCSDRNSTFKNTKEYIKFKNQNTLMIELTNIGADEFERNLSKKINKNKKVIYKNQTDTIYNKINHIEHKLKNKE; via the coding sequence TTGAAAACATTCAAAGAGCTTGCATTAACTATGTTAGCAGCTACAGTTTTAGTATTAGGTTATAACTTTTATACTTCACTAAACACAACTAAGATATCAGTTCATACTGATATGAATTTATCAAATCACCCAGAACTAAAAGGCATTGTATTTCAAGAAGAGTTAGATAGAATAGGATTTGAAAGTTGGGATATAGATGAGTTTGAAAAATATCCTGAAAAAAACCAAACTCTAAAACCATTAAGACAGTATCTAAAAGATAAAGACACAAACAAGGTATTAAACTTTTTAAAAGATAATAACTTAAGTGTAGATGTAAGACTTCAATACAATACAACACCACTAATGTATTCAAGCTTTTACAATGATTTAAATACTTCAAAAGAGCTTATAAAGCTTGGTGCTAACATAAGAGCAAAAGATAGATACTCTTTAGCTCCACTAGCCTATGCTATATCACATAACTCTATAGATGTAGTAAAATTATTAATTGATAATGGAGTTAAATTTGAAGAGGTTCCTAGGGTGCAAGGGTATTTAATCTCTCCAGAGTATAAAGGGAGCATAGGTTCAATAATTATAGATAAAGATACTTTAACTATTAACTATGATTTATATATTGGTGAAAAGTATTATAGCACTAGAAACAACTCAGAAACAGGTGAACCTTTTAAAGATTATTGGAGTGGGAAAGTTAATCTATTTTACTATGTAGTAAGAAGAAATTTTATAGAGATAGCTAAACTAATTTTAGAGAGTGGTTATAAGCCTGATTGTAAATTTGATAACACCCTAGGTAAGAATTGTTTTAAAGAGCTTACCAAGATGCCAAACTACGAACCAATGTTAGAGTTAATGCTAGAACATAATGTATCAGGACAACCTAATGAAGAAGAGCTTAAAAAGGCTTATGATCATTGCCTATTTCTACATGAGCATGGATGGAATGAAAAAGAACTAAACAAAGATGAAAAACTATTTTTTGATGATTTACATATTAAATTTTTAAATAAAACTTGTAGTGATAGAAATTCAACATTTAAAAATACTAAAGAGTATATTAAATTTAAAAATCAAAATACTCTAATGATTGAATTAACAAATATAGGTGCTGATGAATTTGAAAGAAATTTGAGTAAAAAAATAAATAAAAATAAAAAAGTAATCTATAAAAACCAAACAGATACAATCTATAATAAAATAAATCATATAGAGCATAAACTAAAAAACAAGGAGTAA
- a CDS encoding TolC family protein — protein sequence MKKLITLAFITISLLNLAFANEVKFSFEYLLDRAKKDSPTLNIKDIDIKLAKEDTKFQKADFYPRLIFSASSQYSDTFDKNYNSIYVGETGLPTSTSYQNQASIILRYDIFTFGKDTLELKASKENIIKSTYDKCNYEVELSLNLLENYKKALELKNNISIYTKLEDSYNKLNTYAKRLKNAGELSSIDTNNYKLKLLDVKTRLKTLKIEAKTILSTIMVLTSTKINSLDELANFSDEMGIYNFTDFNNTYEAKFLDSELKSIKLSKEALEKEYYPTISLYAKYNFYGSDRNNYERAYKDMDRHGYEVGVTFTWELYDGGRRKAKITKLELEKQKLAYKKAQAKLEYQKQIDDLNAYLEAKDETKELLNQIHKDTKKQTDQINKLYLSGESNKIEILESLVNSLSKELELNNHIINSQSNSIKATILSSQIKECH from the coding sequence ATGAAAAAACTCATAACACTAGCTTTTATAACTATATCATTACTAAATTTAGCCTTTGCAAATGAGGTTAAATTTAGCTTTGAGTATCTTTTAGATAGAGCCAAAAAAGACTCACCTACTCTAAACATAAAAGATATAGATATAAAACTAGCCAAAGAAGATACTAAATTTCAAAAGGCTGATTTTTATCCAAGATTGATATTTAGTGCCTCATCTCAGTATTCAGATACATTTGATAAAAATTATAACTCTATATATGTAGGAGAAACAGGGCTTCCAACCTCCACCTCTTATCAAAACCAAGCATCAATAATTCTTAGGTATGATATATTTACATTTGGAAAAGATACACTTGAACTTAAAGCCTCTAAAGAAAACATCATAAAATCAACATATGATAAATGCAACTATGAAGTAGAACTTAGTCTAAATTTACTTGAAAATTATAAAAAAGCATTAGAACTTAAAAATAATATATCAATCTACACAAAACTAGAAGACTCATACAATAAACTAAACACATATGCAAAAAGATTAAAAAATGCAGGAGAGCTTAGCAGTATAGACACAAATAACTACAAACTAAAACTACTAGATGTAAAGACAAGATTAAAAACACTAAAGATAGAAGCTAAAACAATACTTTCAACGATAATGGTTTTAACTAGCACTAAGATAAACTCATTAGATGAACTAGCTAATTTTAGTGATGAGATGGGTATATATAACTTTACAGACTTTAACAATACCTATGAAGCTAAGTTTTTAGACTCTGAGCTTAAAAGCATAAAACTTAGTAAAGAGGCATTAGAAAAAGAGTATTATCCTACTATCTCGCTATATGCTAAGTATAACTTTTATGGAAGTGATAGAAACAACTATGAAAGAGCCTATAAGGATATGGACAGACATGGATATGAAGTTGGAGTTACATTTACTTGGGAGTTATATGATGGTGGAAGAAGAAAAGCAAAGATAACTAAACTAGAGCTTGAAAAACAAAAACTTGCATACAAAAAAGCCCAAGCAAAACTAGAGTATCAAAAACAAATAGATGATTTAAATGCATACTTAGAAGCTAAAGATGAAACAAAAGAGCTACTAAATCAAATTCATAAAGATACTAAAAAACAGACAGATCAAATAAACAAACTCTATCTTAGTGGAGAGAGCAATAAGATAGAAATTTTAGAATCCTTAGTTAACTCATTAAGCAAAGAGTTAGAGCTAAACAACCACATCATAAACTCACAATCAAATAGCATTAAAGCAACCATACTATCTTCACAGATAAAAGAGTGCCATTAA